The stretch of DNA atatatatatataaggctTTCATCACTTAACATTATTACAAAGAACCATAAAACCAAAGCATTTGTATTACAGAAAATATTCACAATAATGGAAAAGTCATCAGAAACCTCATGGGCGGATCAGTGGGACTACAACCCAGACCCGATTCATGAACCCAAGAAGACCCGAGGATCCGGATCCGGATCCGGGGCTAACTACAAGCAAAAGGTTGGAGAAGGGTTCGTCAAAACGAAGGCGGTTGCTTCGAGTGGGGTAAAGAAAGTTAAAGAAGGCACATCACTTGGATTTCATTGGATcaaaaataagtatcaaaagaCCACACAAAagcattaattaataataccatatgtttttttcttttcttttttttgattaattgattctTGGTATACATGttgtgtatatgatatatagttatatattacattattata from Cannabis sativa cultivar Pink pepper isolate KNU-18-1 chromosome 2, ASM2916894v1, whole genome shotgun sequence encodes:
- the LOC115721007 gene encoding uncharacterized protein LOC115721007 — translated: MEKSSETSWADQWDYNPDPIHEPKKTRGSGSGSGANYKQKVGEGFVKTKAVASSGVKKVKEGTSLGFHWIKNKYQKTTQKH